The Falco biarmicus isolate bFalBia1 chromosome 14, bFalBia1.pri, whole genome shotgun sequence DNA segment GGTGCTAAGGGTGCCCAGAGCTGTCCCCCGGGATGGAGAGCGGGGTCCCACCACAGTGCATGTGCCTGGCTTGCAGGGGTCCTGGCGGGGAGGATGCTCACAGCAGGGGGACGTGGCCAGGGGGACCACAGAGCTCTCATGGGGACCATCCTGGGGGGCTGGCCCTGCCTCAGTGCTGTGGTGGCCCCTGGGCTGTCCCCAAGGGATGCTCAGCTGCggcagtgggtgctggtgggtgccTCAGCGCTGTAAGTGTGGGCTGGGCATACCTGCAATGTTTACCTGGTAGGGAGCAAGTCCTGGAAGGAGTGAGGCTGTTTGGGAGGGGGCGGGTAACGTGCCGGAGGGCAGTATAAAGTccagggtgctgtgctggaggctgAGGCCACTGTGCTGCCCAAGAACTTTGCCTGTCCCGGTGCTGAGGTGAGAGCCTGGTGTGCATGGCACTGCTGTGGGGGTGGTCACCTGTCCCCCGGCTGGGGGGCACTAGGGGGTCCAGAGTGGGGGCTACAAAAGGGCTCAGCCGTGGGCCAGGGAGGGTAGAGTCAGGGCTGCTGGCCCCAAGGGGGGAAAATGGGACAAGGAGCAGAGCGTGGTCTGGGCACCAGCTGCCCTCCCTGTGGCTTCACTGAAGAGCCTTTGCCCAGCACTGTTTGCGCGGCTCCGGGCACTTGCACCCTGGACTAAGGGGTGGAGGTGGCATTCGGGATGGCATTGCGCCCACCACCCTGCGGGCCCCCAGCTGGTAGGTTTTGCTGGGTGTACTGCTCCCCATCTGAGACTGGGGACAAAACCTGAGGGACATGTTACCCAGCCAGCAGGGTTGGGGCACAGCACAACGGTGTGGCTGGGACACCAGCCCTGTGTGACACGGGCACAGGGGGCCTGCAAGCACAGGGGCTGTTGCCCCCACCAGCGTGTCCCACTGACTGTGCGGCAGTGTCAGTGGCCCTCTGTTCCAGGAGAGGAGCACAGCTCCCGTGGTACGTGGCTctcagcactgagcacagccccCATTAGCGCACAGTGTCACCCCGGCAGGCTCTTCCGTACGTTCCCAACTGGACAAAGCACGCGCAGGGCAGCTCCAGTGCCTTCGCAGCCATCGCTGCTGGCACCAACCCCCCGGCAGCAGAGACTTGAGGGCATGGCAGGACTCATGGGGGCTAAACCCAGCACACCCAGCCCCACGGGTCCCACGGACTGCTCACTGCcatgctggggagcagcagacCCCAACTCCGGTCACGGCACCCAGTGCCATCCATGCGGGATGGGCacccagctgggctctgccatGCGTCCTGGGGAAGGGACTCCCAGGCACCCCACATGGCTGTCCAGCCTGGTGATGCCTGCGGCGCGGGTCCCACCAGGCAGAGCGACAAGCACCCGGTGGCTGGCGGTCGGGGGGGGCTGTGGCCACGGTCGGCGCGGGGTGAGGTGGGAGCGGGTGCAGGGCCGAGCAGCGGGAGTGCAGCACACAGGCACTTTGTTTGGCCGGGGTGGGCGGAAGTCAGGGCGTTGGATCTGAATGCTAAAGTGTGTTGTTCAGGGGCCGATAAAGGCCCCATTGTATGCAAATAGTTTATAAAGCAGCATATGACTTCCAGCGCAGGGCAGTGGTGGATAGAGacaagggcaggcagagcagagctctcCTGCGGGAGACATGAGACGTTAGAGGGGCCATTGGGGGCAGCTCACGAGGACCCTTCCTCACCGGCAGGTATGTGCTGCCGGGACCCTCCACACCAGGGGCAGCCGGAGAGCAGGTCCCAGTCCCCCAGCCTCGTGCCTGGGGTGGgaagcagctcctggggctgcccGGTGCTGGTGGGTGgccccagtggggtgggggtctATGCTGGGTGTGCAGGGACCACCATGCAGGGACAGCTCCAGGAGGGTGGCAATGCATGGCTGCACAGGGGGTCACCCCAGCCTGGGGCTCCCTGGCCCCACTCCTGCGGGGAATGGGGGGGTGAGGGCAGTGAGGTGCTGGTGTAGAGGAGTCCATGGAGCTTCTTGGGTCAACTCCTAGCCAGAGGGCTTAGTGCTGGGTGCTGATCGGGGGGTCCCTGGGGAAGTGTGAGAGCTTCACCCCATTGCCTGTGCAGCTGTGGATCAGGATCCCCGTGGCAGTGTGGGGCAGtagggcaggagcagctggcacTGCGGGGTCTCCTGTCTGCTCCTGCCAAAATGCTGCCCTGAGCCAtgtcagcagcaggagccacgCTGCCTTCCTGCCATCCATCCATCCTGCTGTCCACCTACCAGGGCTGTGGCGGCCAGTTGCTCCTGggtccctcctgctgctgccaccagggCCAGGATGTGGTGGCTCTCAGCCAGGGGCCTGTCCCGCTCATAACACCATCTCTCGTTGATCGCTCCTGCAGACGTGAGGAACAATGAACTGGGCCGGCCTCTACACGGTGCTGAGTGGGGTGAACCGCCACTCCACCGCCATCGGGCGCATCTGGCTCTCTGTCATCTTCATCTTCAGGATAatggtgctggtggtggcagcTGAGAGCGTCTGGGGGGATGAGAAATCCGCTTTCACCTGCAAcacccagcagcctggctgcaacAGTGTCTGCTATGACCACTTCTTCCCCATCTCCCACGTCCGTCTGTGGTCCCTGCAGCTCATCCTCGTCACCACACCAGCCCTCCTCGTGGCCATGCACGTGGCctaccagcagcaccaggagaagaagctgctggtgctgacAGGGCACGCAGACCCCAAGCACATGGAAGAGGTGAAGAAGCACAAGATGCGCATATCAGGTTCGTTGTGGTGGACGTATGTCTGCAGCGTGGTCTTCAGGCTACTCTTTGAGGCCGTGTTCATGTACATCTTCTACATGCTCTACCCGGGCTACCAGATGGTGCGGCTTGTCAAGTGTGAGGCTTACCCCTGCCCCAACACTGTCGACTGCTTCATCTCCCGGCCGACCGAGAAGACCGTCTTCACCGTCTTCATGCTGGTCACCTCCGGCATCTGCATCATCCTGAACATGGCGGAGCTGGTCTACCTGGTGGTGCGGGCGTGTGCCCGCCGAGGCCAGCACCACTCCAACCCCTCGTCGGGGAAGAGTTCCTTCTATGGGCACAAGCTCTCCTCTGAGTACAAGCAGAATGAGATCAACCAGCTGCTGACGGAGCAGGACGGCTCCCTCAAGGACATGCTGCGCCGCAACCCcgggctgcaggagaagggcGACCGCTGCTCTGCCTGCTAGGGCTAGAGCCACTGGGGGCTCAGCCCTTGCCCCCgccccacagccctgtgctgtccCTGCCCTATGGAGAGCATCCCCCAGGCGCCGGTCCAGCCCTACCGGACAGCCAGAAGGGCATCTCGGGCCATTAAATCTCCGTTCTCAGGCGCTGCCTCCCTCCTTTCTGCTCTGGCCAGGacatgctgggggctggggtgtCAGTGTGGGGtgcctccccctgcaccctAGTCCAGGTGGGTGCTaccaggggctgtgggggctgcagTGCCCAGGCTGCGCTGGGGCCATGGCCACTGTGCCCTGGCAGCTGGCATGCAGGAGCGGTGACCCCTGGGTGGCATTGAGCAGAGTCCAAGGGCTTGcgctcccccagcaccagcccctgcagccccgaatatatttagaaaagtgCCCAGACCAAAAATAGAGGGAAAAGGTTTCCCCAGTGGCTGTTTCATCTGCCAGTCACAATGAAAGCCAATGGGGCACGCAGCCGCCTCATGCCCCAATAACCCTGTGCCCACCATCGGGTGGGCAGACGGACGGAGCCGGGCAGATCCTTTTTCTGCGCCCCACTGAGAAGCTGGGGACAAGCCAGGAAGGGGCCTCGCAGCATCCCACCCCGTCCCGCCAAGGGGACCTGACGGCGCGGGAGCACCGGGCTCTGCCCCACGTGCCCACCAACGGTGAGGGGTCCCCATGCTGGGTCGCCACCGTGGTGTCCCCCACGGTGCTCCCAATGTGGCaaggctgctttctgctggagGTCTTTGCTCCCACTTCCCTCCCTGTGGCAGGTTAGGGGGTCCCGTCGGACACTGGGTGGGGGACACCCCGGGGACAACCTGCATGCCCGCCCAGCTGGGGGATGGGGTGGCGTtctggggggtgtggggtggctGTGTCTGGAGGGCAACTGTCTTGCAGGGCACCACAGCGCGTGCCATGGGGGACTGGAGCCTGCTGGGGCGGCTGCTGGAGAACGCCCAGGAGCACTCCACAGTGGTGGGGAAGGTCTGGCTCACTGTCCTCTTCGTCTTCCGCATCCTGGTGCTGGGGGCGGCCGCTGAGCGGGTCTGGGGTGACGAGCTGTCTGGCTTCTCCTGTGAcacacagcagcctggctgtcAGAACGCCTGCTATGACAGCACCTTCCCTATCTCCCACCTCCGCTTCTGGGTCCTGCAGATCATCTTCGTCTCTACCCCCAGCCTCGTGTACCTGGGCCACATCCTGCACCTGGTGCATCTGGAGGAGAAGGCACAGCAGCAAGTGGCTGCACGGGCTGGCAGTGGGGCCAGGCGGCAGCGCTCGAGGCAGCCTCGGCTCCCTGTGGGGGACACACGGGGACGGGTCTGCATGCGGGGGGCCATCCTGAGGACGTACATCTGTAATGTCATCTTCAAGGCTCTCTTGGAAGTGGGCTTCATTGTGGGCCAGTATGCCTTGTATGGGTTCCAGCTGAAGCCCCTCTACACCTGCAGCCGCTGGCCCTGCCCCAACACTGTCAACTGCTACATCTCCCGGCCCACCGAGAAGACcatcttcatcctcttcatGCTAGGGGTGGCCTGCATGTCCCTGCTGCTCAACCTGGTGGAGATCTACCACCTGGGTCTCACCAAGTGCCGGCAGGGGCCCAGCCCCAAATCCTGCATCCTGCCCAGTCCCGCTGGCCCTGTGGGGCCCCGTGGCACCCGTGCCACTCTGCCCGGCCATGCCAGCCCCATGGCTGCTGGCAGacacccccccagcctggcaccccTGAAGAAGGCTGGTGCATGGCTGGGGGTAGCCAGTGGACCCTACAGGAAGGCACGAGCAGCAGACCTGGCAGTGTGAACATGGACTGCTCGGATGCTCAGGGATGGGTGATGCACGACTGGCCACGCAGTTGTGGTTCTATCTCCGGGCTCTGCCAGGCTTGTGCCATGGACCCCACggccagcagcagagatgggcaCAGCCCCAAGGACAAGGCTCAGTCCCTCCCTGTGCTCTTGGCAGCGGCAGGActgagagcagggctgggctggggcaggggcttgTCAGCCCTGGGGGAGTAAATAAAATACCCGTTGCACCTCACTCGACTCCTGCTCTGCCCGCGGGCTCTGTGGCATCACTCTCCCACTGGTCTGTCTCACGGGCACACTGCATGGCCAGGGCAGGGCCACCGCGGGGTTGGGttgggctgcagctctgtgggcaAGGGACAGGTAGGGCTCGCCAGGGGGGCACCAGCGGGTGTGGGGTCCCAACACTCCCGAGAGGGCAGCGCACTGGGAGCCAGACAAGGCAGGAAGcccaggcagggagggacaggAGCGAGTGGGACAGCGGCTGTGCtctcctgcagcatcccactgcCCCGGGGCGAAAGCAGGGGCTGCCAAAAGTTTTCTGCatctttatttgaaatgaaTGGTTTCCAGAAACACAGGGTTAGTCCTACCGTCCTGGCATCACTACAACAAGACTGGTGAGCGGCTCACTCTCCACATGGACACAGAGAACAGATGGCCCCAGGCCAGGGCCCAGAACAATATATACAGGCTCAACAGGAGACCCATGTACAGCTCGGGAAAACTGACCAGAACACGACGatgggcaggaggcagcagggagcagcagagccagagccAGGCTTGCCCcgggcagggtgctggcacccCGCTGCTGCttgaggagggagggggaggccAGGCAGAGCTCCTCGCTGCCTGAGCCCCTGGCCAGAACAGAGGGACCCACTGATGGCACCTTGCACCGGGGAGGGGGGTTACGCCAGGACAGGGGACAGAGGGGAGcgagcagtgctggcacagacCCGTCTCCATCAGTTTTCCACCAACTCaagaaaacactgacaaaatTGAGGGAGGTGGCCCAGCTGCATGTGAGGCAGGTGTTCCCAGGCAAGGCCAGGTCTCTGCCCCCACATTCCAGTGCTGGCTCCATCCActccccacagccagcccaAACCTCTCCCACCCCTGGGAACAagccctccccctgccccaacaGCTCTTCAGCTGCCAGTGGGGCCACCGGTTTGAAAACACCTTcttgccacagcagcagagctacCCTTCCTGCTGTACCACCCACACCATTGCAAGGGGATGCTAAAAGAAGGGGGAATTAAaagcctgggggctgctggtCCCAGATGGCACTGTGCCATATTGTGCGGTTCCTGCCCCAGGACaagggggagaggagggcagtGTTAGGGCCAGGGGTAcgggggacagggctggggcaAGGGGAGCTGCCCCAGGAGCTCTGCCACCCCTGTGCTGTGGGGACTAGGCCCAGGGAAGATGGCTCActcagcagctggggcaggaggcagggctgAGCGCAGGGGCCACGTACATAGGAGAGGCCTGTAACGAGCAGGATGGGATGTCCAAGTCTGGTAACAATGAAGGGACAGCACTGCCACAGCACCATCCCCTCCCACGCTGCACGGCCCCCACCCTGCAGCGGAGGCTGGGAAATGAGGCATCCAGGGCTGGagtgcagccagcccagcagcaccttgCTCTTAGTCCATGTCATCCTCCAGGCCACTGAACCGACTGTGCTCCTCATAGATCTCCCTCACAGCCAGGATGCGGTTCAGCATGCTCTCCAGCATGCTCCGGTCCATGGGGATGACAGAGTACCAGAGCGGGGACTCAGCGATGCACGACCGTTCGGGCTGCAGGTAGAAGACGTCATTGCGGTTCCGCAAACTCTCAGGACTGTAAAGAGAGAGGAAGGTGAGCCCTGGGCTATCAGCTGCAGAGGCTCAGCCTGCCTGGCCTGCTCTCATGGTTATCAAGTGGAGCTCAAGGCTTGTCACAGCCTTCAGCAGGATAAGGACAGAAACTGAGTCTGAAGCTCCTTGCTCAGGACCAAAGCCCCTAACCAGCCAAGTACCAAGACTCATACTGCACACTGCTGTCTTATCTGGAGACAGGCGAGTAGTGGAAGGGGCCAGAGAGAAGCATTCTCTCAACCACAGTCTATGCAAGCAGCACAGGCACTGGGCAAGGCTTCACACCCCTGCACAAATGTTTGGAGAGCAGGAGCCACTCCACAGGGTCCCAGCAAAACTGAGAGGTGGCCCCATAATGGCACAAGCTCCTTCTCCAGAGGAAGGCTCACCATTTGGAGAGATAAAACTCATAGAACTTGACTGGGCATCGGAGGGGGTTCATCCTGTTCTCCCGTTGCTCCAGCATTGGTACCTCCTCCTCGCGCTTCCGCTTTCCAGAGCCTCCATctgcagagagggagagagcaggaTTACGGCTGGGACCTgatggggtggcagggggagggaCAAAGAGATGCTCCATCAGACCCTACCTCGGCCTTTCTTCTGCTTGGCAGGAGCGTAGTAGCGGATGCTCACCACCTTTGTCATGCCACGGGCCGTGGTGCACTTGCGGGACTGGCGCACCACATTGGTGAAGGAGAGCTGCATGTGCTCCTCCGCCGTCTGCAGCCCAAAGAACTTGGTGTTGAAGAACATGAGGGTGTTGAGGAGCACAAAGGGTGAGTAAACGCCCAGCTGCTTGCACTCCCAGAGGTGCTCCTCCTCAACACGTGAGAAAACTGTGTCTGCAATGCACAGAGGAAGAACCAGGTCACATCAATGGTGGCCTTGTGGCAATCCCTTTACCCTGTCCAGGCAAACTCCTTGCAAAAGACCAACGCTGTGCAACATCCCCTTTTCCACGAGGTTACTTCTCCAGAGCCATCAGCAGAGCTAGAtgctggctctgcccagccacAAGCTATCCCAGAGCGCAGCCAAACCACGGGCCAGAACCCAAATCAATCCTAAATGCTCATCCCTATAGATGGCCACAAAGTGAACTCCAGGTCAGTGCTCCACCACATTCAGTgagacaaaggaaaagcagcaggcaggacagaCACAGCCAGCTCCTGTGTAGACACACAGGTCTGGAGCCAAATGCCTCTGCCTGGGACAGCCAATATGCAGAGGTGAGGCTGGATCTGTGAACTAACCACTGACAAGacacagcagggaaggcagcGCAGATCACAGCATCATGAAAAGCCaaagcctctgcagagctctaAGTTAGTCTGCTCACAAGGCAGTAGCACAGCAACTCTGTCCAACACATAACACTGTGCAGGGCTCACCCCTGTGCTGGGAACACAAAGGCATGGGCCAGCATGCCTCCTAGCTTGGTATCGTCTTTGCCAAAGGGTGGAGCCATCACTGTGAAACGTTTTAAAGGTTCCAACTGTCTCAGGACACAAAGCAGTCATGCTCTGTTCCCAGCTGCTCCGACTCTGGGCAACAGAAGCTGCTGAGGCATATGCTGTCGCTATGGGTCAGTATGACCCCCAGACACAGCGGGACTGTGCTGCCTATGCCAAGGAAGAGGGCTGAGGCTAGGGGAGCACAAACAGACCACAGGATCCAAGGCTAGAAGCACAAACTGGGTACATGTGGTGACTGAAGGTACTTTGGAGACACGTACTATTTGGTAAGATTGTGGGTTGCCAGCCACTCAGGGACTTGTTCAGCTCCTGCACGAAGGTCAGGTAGTAAAGGTCTGTAAATATATTCACCATACGATTGTTCTCGAGCAGGTACTAGAAAGGACAGAACACACAGTCAAGAGAGACACAGCGGCACCTGGAATGCAAACCCTCCCCAGAAAGCCCAGGGCACACATGCAGAGCGCCCCTCGTACAACCAGCGCTGCAGGATGGACACCCAAAACCAGCCACTTCTGAGAGCTGTGAGGAAAACGCCAGGACACGACAAGACAGACTCAGTGATGAAGAAGGGACTGAATTTGGGGAGATCTGCCAGCCCTCCTCAAGGATGTGCAAGAAGGGTGCAAGGCTGGAGAACAGCTGCCACCCTACTCACTGGGCTTGGGAACAAAGACCAAACCAGGTGGGTTGCTGTCCTGGGGTGAGGCACTGAAGGAGCGCCCAGCGAGCCTCTCTGGGTACCCAGAAGGCAGAATAAAAGGTGCAAGCTCCCCTCACCAGATCTGACCCCCAGATCTGGCTATGGAGGACTTGAGGGCAGCAAGCCCTCCCTCACCTGCTGGATGCCAAGGCAGAGGTAATAGATGCTGTCCGGTTCGTAGCGCTCCCCATTGGGCCGTGTTATCTCCTTAACAAACTGGGCCAGGCCATAGTTGagctcagctgctgtgcaggcCAAGATATCTTCTTTGATCCTCATGGGCTTGGCTGCGGAGACAAGTACAGTAGCCTCAGACAACAGCCTGcaaggccagcagcaccttAACACCCAGGGACCCAGCTTTTGGGAGGTTTCTGCCACTCCACCCCATCCAGAGCACTTACGGCCAAAGCGTAGCTCCTCTCCCTTGCTGGTCTCTCCCCCTGCATACTTGGCTTGCACCCAGGACTTCCAGGCATTCACACCGTATGAGTAGTTCAGCACTGTGCAGGTGGGCTGGCTGCTCACTGAGTCCCGGGAACAGCTTTCGGAGAGCACCAGACGCTTCTGCCCCTGCAGAGAGGTGCACTGTGAGACTGGGCACCTACCTGGGACAGATGGAAGAGTCCTGGCCAGCCCTCACACCTGCTGTCAGCTCCCTCCCAGCGTACCTGTGCCCATGCCAGCAGGCACACTTCTGCTGGACAGCCAAGCCAACAAGGCTCATTAATCATGAGGACTACAGGCAGAGAAGAGGCCAGCTCACATAACCTGTAGCATTCAAAGCTCCTCTGAAGTGACAGGCAAGTATTTTCACTCAAGGAGTGATCCACAGGCCAGGCATGCCTAGGGAGAGGGCACAACCTCCCCAGCACACGCAAGACTGGCACATTTCACCTCGTATGTCCCATGATGGCAGCTCCCGCTCCCAACCCAAATAGTTTTAAGCAGGCAGTACCCACGGAGAGCTCACCTTTCGGACAGCACGAGGCAGATCTTGCTCTGTGGACACCTCATCTGGTGCCACCAGCCCACAGTCAAAGAGGAAGTCCACACTGGGGTTGATGTCCAGGGGGTCTGAAAGGAATCGCAGGCAGAAGGGCTCAGCTGAGACTTCACATCTTGTCCCCCGTGCTGGCCTGGTTCTTACAGCACAATGAAGGAGGAACACACAGCCCAACTCTTCACACCCTCCACTGTGGCCTTGCATGAAATTTTAGTCACAGCCCAGCAAAGGAAATACAGCTCTGGCAGATGATGCTAAGCCTTCTCAGACTAACCAGAGCCCCACATTCTCCCCTCTGAcagttgtttgttgtttttttttttttttttacacccgAGGAACATTCCTCATCCCCTTGTGCCAGGCCAGTACTGGGGACAGCCTGGCACAGGCATGCCAGTTCTCTGTCCTTTGCTGCTAACATGCTGCCTCAGCACTTGCTGTGCTCCTGCAAGTCCCCTGCTTCTTCTTCCACCTCCTGCCTGCTAACG contains these protein-coding regions:
- the GJB1 gene encoding gap junction beta-1 protein — encoded protein: MNWAGLYTVLSGVNRHSTAIGRIWLSVIFIFRIMVLVVAAESVWGDEKSAFTCNTQQPGCNSVCYDHFFPISHVRLWSLQLILVTTPALLVAMHVAYQQHQEKKLLVLTGHADPKHMEEVKKHKMRISGSLWWTYVCSVVFRLLFEAVFMYIFYMLYPGYQMVRLVKCEAYPCPNTVDCFISRPTEKTVFTVFMLVTSGICIILNMAELVYLVVRACARRGQHHSNPSSGKSSFYGHKLSSEYKQNEINQLLTEQDGSLKDMLRRNPGLQEKGDRCSAC
- the LOC130158574 gene encoding gap junction alpha-3 protein-like codes for the protein MLGRHRGVPHGAPNVARLLSAGGLCSHFPPCGRLGGPVGHWVGDTPGTTCMPAQLGDGVAFWGVWGGCVWRATVLQGTTARAMGDWSLLGRLLENAQEHSTVVGKVWLTVLFVFRILVLGAAAERVWGDELSGFSCDTQQPGCQNACYDSTFPISHLRFWVLQIIFVSTPSLVYLGHILHLVHLEEKAQQQVAARAGSGARRQRSRQPRLPVGDTRGRVCMRGAILRTYICNVIFKALLEVGFIVGQYALYGFQLKPLYTCSRWPCPNTVNCYISRPTEKTIFILFMLGVACMSLLLNLVEIYHLGLTKCRQGPSPKSCILPSPAGPVGPRGTRATLPGHASPMAAGRHPPSLAPLKKAGAWLGVASGPYRKARAADLAV